The Streptomyces albofaciens JCM 4342 genome has a segment encoding these proteins:
- a CDS encoding rhodanese-like domain-containing protein, producing MAVTASLTAAQAHARLHELTVVDVRTPGEYASGHLPGAHNIPLDRLDAAVPALKTAAGRGDLLLVCASGTRSAQARERLAEHGITAASLTGGTTAWQQLGHAVQRADGTRAVWAMERQVRLAAGSLILTGLLAGRRWPAARRLSAGIAGGLVFSALTDTCGMARALAKLPHNRPRTTDLEATLAALTG from the coding sequence GTGGCAGTCACCGCTTCCCTCACCGCCGCCCAGGCGCACGCCCGCCTCCACGAGCTGACCGTCGTCGACGTCCGCACCCCGGGCGAGTACGCCTCCGGCCATCTGCCCGGCGCCCACAACATCCCCCTGGACCGTCTCGACGCGGCCGTGCCCGCCCTGAAGACCGCCGCCGGCCGCGGTGACCTGCTCCTCGTGTGCGCCTCCGGCACCCGTTCCGCCCAGGCCAGGGAACGCCTGGCCGAGCACGGCATCACCGCCGCCAGTCTGACCGGCGGCACCACCGCCTGGCAGCAGCTCGGCCACGCCGTCCAGCGCGCCGACGGCACGCGCGCCGTGTGGGCCATGGAACGCCAGGTCCGCCTCGCCGCCGGCTCCCTCATCCTGACCGGACTGCTGGCCGGCCGGCGCTGGCCCGCCGCCCGTCGGCTGTCCGCGGGTATCGCCGGCGGCCTGGTCTTCTCCGCTCTCACCGACACCTGCGGCATGGCCAGGGCACTCGCCAAACTGCCGCACAACCGGCCCAGGACCACCGATCTCGAAGCCACCCTCGCGGCCCTGACCGGCTGA
- a CDS encoding SDR family NAD(P)-dependent oxidoreductase: protein MSSTDIGQNTPTALIIGASRGLGCAMAAEFLDRGWNVLGTVRDTAAHTPLHDLAGRADGRITIEHLDINEPGQLAPLRERLAQRRLDLLFVNAGTTNNEPVPIGAVPTDDFIEVMVTNALSPMRAIEALEDLVSPTGLIGVMSSGQGSMTNNTTAGREVYRGSKAALNMFMRSFAVRQAETQRGFVLLAPGWIRTALGGPDAPYTVEESVPLLVDVLLSKLGTPGLEYLDRWGRTVPW from the coding sequence ATGTCATCGACTGATATAGGTCAGAACACGCCGACCGCTCTCATCATCGGGGCTTCACGCGGTCTCGGCTGTGCGATGGCGGCCGAATTCCTGGACCGGGGCTGGAACGTCCTCGGCACGGTCCGCGACACCGCCGCTCACACACCCCTGCACGATCTCGCGGGCCGGGCTGACGGACGCATCACCATCGAGCACCTCGACATCAACGAGCCCGGACAACTGGCACCCCTGCGCGAACGCCTCGCGCAACGCCGGCTCGACCTCCTCTTCGTCAACGCGGGCACCACGAACAACGAGCCGGTCCCGATCGGCGCGGTTCCGACAGACGATTTCATCGAGGTGATGGTCACCAATGCCCTGAGCCCCATGCGCGCCATCGAAGCGCTCGAAGACCTCGTCTCTCCCACCGGGCTCATCGGCGTGATGTCGTCCGGACAAGGCAGCATGACGAACAACACGACCGCGGGCCGCGAGGTCTACCGCGGAAGCAAAGCGGCGCTGAACATGTTCATGCGCAGCTTCGCGGTCAGGCAGGCCGAGACACAGCGCGGCTTCGTCCTCCTCGCCCCGGGTTGGATTCGTACCGCGCTCGGAGGGCCGGACGCACCGTACACCGTTGAAGAGAGCGTCCCGCTGTTGGTGGATGTCCTGCTGTCCAAGCTGGGCACGCCCGGCTTGGAGTATCTGGACCGCTGGGGCCGGACCGTGCCCTGGTGA
- a CDS encoding alpha/beta hydrolase, which yields MGLTSKNVLLLAVLFAVGLFALTIWLWPRLSKRNWRAVVGRVGLLLATQLSIFAVVGLLANNAHLFFGSWGELLGEKQDVVSTGPNGAKVKVLGSEQSGLPGGSRPQAAGRIEKVVLKGEKSKINSPAFVYLPPEYFQAKYANKRFPASVVLTGYPGIAQNLYKKLHFPQTQHDLVRKNKMQPTILVMMSPAVVPGRDTECVDVPKGPQTEAFFTDDVRHDIAGHYRVGTEARNWGVIGDSTGGYCALKMPMRHPKAFSTGVALSADYKAPRDAKTGDLFGGDKQLERENNLLWRQKHLPAAPVNLLVTSSKQGEPNYRDTLKFIQQTKSPGRIASIILDSGGHSFNTWRREIPAALEWMSGHLKA from the coding sequence ATGGGTCTCACCAGTAAGAACGTGCTGCTCCTGGCCGTCCTTTTCGCGGTAGGGCTCTTCGCCCTGACCATCTGGCTGTGGCCTCGCCTGTCCAAGCGCAACTGGCGCGCGGTCGTCGGCCGTGTCGGCCTGCTGCTGGCGACCCAGTTGTCGATTTTCGCGGTGGTCGGTCTTCTCGCGAACAATGCGCACCTCTTCTTCGGCTCCTGGGGGGAACTGCTCGGCGAGAAGCAGGATGTCGTGAGCACCGGTCCGAACGGCGCCAAGGTGAAGGTGCTCGGCAGTGAGCAATCGGGTCTGCCCGGCGGTTCCCGGCCCCAGGCCGCCGGCCGGATCGAGAAGGTCGTGCTCAAGGGCGAGAAATCCAAGATCAACAGCCCGGCGTTCGTGTATCTGCCGCCGGAATACTTCCAGGCCAAGTACGCGAACAAGCGGTTCCCGGCCTCCGTGGTGCTGACCGGCTACCCGGGCATCGCGCAGAACCTCTACAAAAAGCTGCACTTTCCGCAGACCCAGCACGACCTGGTCCGCAAGAACAAGATGCAGCCGACCATACTGGTGATGATGAGCCCGGCCGTCGTGCCGGGCCGCGACACGGAGTGTGTGGACGTCCCGAAGGGCCCGCAGACCGAGGCCTTCTTCACCGACGACGTACGCCACGACATAGCCGGCCACTACCGGGTGGGCACCGAGGCCAGGAACTGGGGCGTCATAGGGGACTCCACGGGCGGCTACTGCGCCCTGAAGATGCCCATGCGCCACCCGAAGGCGTTCTCCACCGGCGTGGCCCTTTCCGCCGATTACAAAGCCCCCCGCGACGCCAAGACCGGCGACCTGTTCGGCGGCGACAAGCAGCTGGAGCGGGAGAACAACCTGCTGTGGCGGCAGAAACACCTTCCCGCTGCGCCGGTGAACCTCCTCGTCACCTCCAGCAAGCAGGGCGAGCCGAATTACCGGGACACGCTGAAGTTCATCCAGCAGACCAAGTCCCCTGGCCGCATCGCGTCGATCATCCTCGACAGCGGTGGCCACAGCTTCAACACCTGGCGCCGGGAGATACCCGCCGCCCTGGAGTGGATGAGCGGCCACCTCAAGGCATAG
- a CDS encoding Lrp/AsnC family transcriptional regulator, giving the protein MTGAATSESPALQPDDVRIIRALQIAPRASFVSMAVALGLTESAVNRRYRRLRADGVIRVAGMLNPGALGQSRWLVRLRCRPGSAAAIADALAKRDDVNWVALSAAGCEITCATQSRTREQRENLLGQRLPRTAAVLDINAFAMLRQFVGGRGHYWTALHGVLSPEQEAMLGSDGSPFAEVPVVTRDPVHLTDEDERILDALATDGRASFVDLAAAADSTPGRVSRRLDALLRRRVVHIDVEIAAAALGYHARANLWLRVHPSAVKTVGRTLAQEPEIAFAAAVSGPYNIHAVAHCRDLDELFEFTSDRIGSMAGLQSMEVSPVLQHVKQAGTLLSGDRLVDPSRRRA; this is encoded by the coding sequence ATGACAGGCGCAGCTACGTCGGAATCCCCCGCTCTCCAGCCAGATGATGTGCGCATCATTCGCGCGCTGCAGATCGCTCCGCGGGCTTCTTTCGTCTCGATGGCGGTCGCGCTGGGCCTCACCGAAAGCGCCGTCAACCGCCGGTACCGGCGCCTGCGCGCCGACGGCGTCATCCGCGTCGCCGGCATGCTCAATCCGGGGGCGCTGGGACAGAGCCGGTGGCTGGTGCGGCTTCGCTGCCGTCCCGGCAGCGCCGCAGCGATCGCCGACGCGCTCGCCAAGCGCGACGATGTCAATTGGGTCGCCCTGAGTGCGGCGGGTTGCGAAATCACCTGCGCGACCCAGTCACGGACACGCGAGCAGCGCGAGAATCTGCTCGGCCAACGGCTTCCGCGCACTGCGGCGGTGCTCGACATCAACGCCTTCGCGATGTTGCGTCAGTTCGTAGGCGGCCGCGGCCATTACTGGACCGCCCTGCACGGCGTGTTGTCCCCGGAACAGGAAGCCATGCTCGGGAGCGACGGTTCCCCTTTCGCCGAGGTCCCCGTGGTCACTCGCGATCCCGTGCACCTCACCGACGAGGACGAGCGGATTCTCGACGCCCTCGCCACAGACGGCCGCGCCAGCTTCGTCGACCTCGCCGCAGCGGCGGACTCCACCCCGGGACGCGTGTCACGCCGCCTTGACGCCTTGCTCCGGCGCCGCGTCGTTCACATCGATGTCGAGATCGCCGCGGCCGCTTTGGGATATCACGCCAGGGCGAATCTGTGGCTGCGCGTGCATCCGTCGGCGGTGAAGACGGTCGGACGCACCCTCGCGCAGGAACCCGAAATCGCTTTCGCCGCGGCCGTCTCCGGGCCCTACAACATTCACGCCGTCGCGCACTGCCGGGACCTCGACGAGCTATTCGAGTTCACGTCCGATCGCATCGGCTCCATGGCAGGCCTGCAGAGCATGGAGGTCTCGCCTGTACTCCAGCACGTCAAGCAGGCCGGCACGCTGCTGTCCGGCGATCGCCTCGTCGATCCGTCGCGCAGGAGAGCGTGA
- a CDS encoding sulfite exporter TauE/SafE family protein has protein sequence MSALILALAAGAVVGLALGALGGGGSVLAVPALIYLLGFTPAAATTASLIIVTATSFTALCAHARTGHVRWKAGALFAAAGILPAAAAGAAASRLPQPILTTAFAVVAALAAVRMLRPGRPSTGHPPTVRPAAAAGTGAGLGALTGLLGVGGGFLVVPALVTVLAFEMQAAVGTSLLVISVNSLASLATRGATTAGADWPVIAPFTGAAILGAWDGKRLAAKVSGTLLRRVFAAVLLAVAAWMLVDALTP, from the coding sequence ATGAGCGCGCTGATACTGGCCCTGGCTGCCGGGGCCGTGGTCGGGCTCGCGCTCGGTGCGCTCGGTGGAGGCGGCAGCGTCCTGGCGGTGCCCGCGCTGATCTATCTGCTCGGGTTCACCCCGGCCGCCGCCACCACCGCCAGCCTGATCATCGTCACCGCCACCTCGTTCACCGCGCTGTGCGCCCACGCCCGTACCGGCCATGTGCGCTGGAAGGCCGGCGCCCTGTTCGCCGCGGCCGGAATCCTGCCCGCCGCCGCGGCCGGCGCCGCCGCTTCCCGCCTGCCGCAACCGATCCTGACCACCGCGTTCGCCGTCGTCGCCGCCCTCGCCGCCGTACGTATGCTGCGCCCCGGGCGGCCGAGCACCGGCCACCCGCCGACCGTGCGCCCGGCTGCGGCCGCGGGCACCGGCGCGGGGCTGGGGGCGCTGACCGGACTGCTCGGAGTCGGCGGGGGCTTCCTCGTCGTCCCCGCCCTGGTCACGGTGCTGGCATTCGAGATGCAGGCCGCCGTCGGCACCAGCCTGCTGGTCATCTCGGTGAACTCGCTCGCCTCGCTCGCCACCCGCGGCGCCACCACGGCGGGCGCCGACTGGCCGGTGATCGCCCCTTTCACGGGGGCCGCGATCCTCGGCGCGTGGGACGGCAAACGCCTGGCGGCCAAGGTCTCCGGCACCCTCTTGCGGCGCGTGTTCGCAGCCGTACTGCTGGCCGTCGCCGCCTGGATGCTCGTCGACGCCCTCACCCCCTGA
- a CDS encoding MBL fold metallo-hydrolase — protein sequence MFFVDTLEFEGLGNRSYLAGGVRTALVVDPPRDIDQVITAAARRGVRIALVAETHLHNDYVTGGLELARVTGARYLVPAGASVAFARTPVADGDVFEVDEGLVLRAMATPGHTPHHTSYVLEEDGRGIAAFTGGSLLIGTVGRPDLVEPRLTEQLARAQYASAHRLADELDDEVPVLPTHGFGSFCSSSQAEGDATTIGQERKVNDALTKDVDTFVAELLAGLDDVPAYYAHMGPANAAGPVPVDLTPPRPADAEEIAARLAAGEWVVDLRNRVAFAQGHVAGSFNFEGEGKLATYLAWLIPWGKPVTLLAESPEQIADAQRELVRVGIDRPAAAATGDPSGWVRAGERLASFPRARFADLTGVRERGERVVVLDVRRDSERARGYVDGSVHIPVHELPGRVGEVPDGTVWVHCAGGMRAAIAASLLDAAGRDVVAVDDGFDAAAAAGLTLTTPDGTA from the coding sequence GTGTTCTTCGTCGACACCTTGGAATTCGAGGGCCTGGGCAACCGCAGCTACCTGGCCGGCGGAGTCCGTACCGCGCTGGTGGTGGATCCGCCCCGCGATATCGATCAGGTCATCACCGCGGCGGCGCGGCGCGGGGTGCGTATCGCCCTGGTGGCGGAGACGCACCTGCACAACGACTACGTCACCGGCGGCCTGGAGCTGGCCCGCGTGACCGGGGCCCGCTACCTGGTGCCGGCCGGGGCGTCGGTCGCCTTCGCCCGTACCCCGGTCGCCGACGGCGACGTGTTCGAAGTGGACGAGGGCCTGGTGCTGCGGGCGATGGCCACTCCCGGTCACACGCCGCACCACACCTCCTACGTCCTGGAGGAGGACGGCCGGGGGATCGCGGCGTTCACCGGCGGGTCCCTGCTGATCGGCACCGTCGGCCGGCCGGACCTGGTCGAGCCACGGCTGACCGAGCAGCTGGCCCGTGCCCAGTACGCCTCGGCCCACCGCCTGGCCGATGAGCTGGACGACGAGGTGCCGGTGCTGCCCACGCACGGCTTCGGCAGCTTCTGCTCCTCGTCCCAGGCGGAGGGGGACGCGACCACGATCGGTCAGGAGCGCAAGGTCAACGACGCCCTGACCAAGGACGTGGACACCTTCGTCGCCGAACTGCTCGCCGGTCTGGACGACGTGCCCGCCTACTACGCGCACATGGGACCGGCCAACGCCGCGGGCCCCGTCCCCGTCGACCTCACCCCGCCCCGCCCGGCCGACGCCGAGGAGATCGCGGCCCGGCTGGCCGCGGGGGAGTGGGTGGTGGACCTGCGCAACCGGGTCGCCTTCGCCCAGGGGCACGTGGCCGGATCGTTCAATTTCGAGGGCGAGGGCAAACTCGCCACGTACCTGGCCTGGCTGATCCCGTGGGGCAAACCCGTCACGCTGCTGGCCGAGTCGCCCGAGCAGATCGCCGATGCGCAGCGGGAACTGGTCCGGGTGGGCATCGACCGCCCGGCTGCCGCCGCCACCGGCGACCCGTCCGGCTGGGTCCGCGCGGGCGAACGGCTCGCCTCCTTCCCCCGCGCCCGGTTCGCCGACCTCACCGGGGTACGGGAGCGCGGCGAACGGGTGGTGGTCCTGGACGTACGGCGCGATTCCGAGCGTGCGCGCGGGTATGTCGACGGCTCGGTCCACATTCCCGTCCACGAGCTGCCCGGCCGCGTCGGGGAGGTGCCGGACGGGACGGTGTGGGTGCACTGCGCCGGCGGAATGCGGGCGGCGATCGCCGCTTCCCTGCTCGACGCCGCCGGACGCGACGTGGTCGCCGTCGACGACGGCTTCGACGCCGCCGCTGCCGCGGGTCTCACCCTCACCACGCCCGACGGCACCGCCTGA
- a CDS encoding amidohydrolase family protein has translation MPLFDIETHWIMPDLTSALRAMRHPDESLLFNETGDHQHRLEDLGDGRTAAMDAQGIAVSILALTPPGTQPLPPNEALPLSRAANDMAAAAVARHPDRFRSLATLPLSSPKDAAGELERAAGTGHVGAMVYGRSGDLFLDDPAYDDFFCVASQLGQPVFIHPQMPSAAIRDASYRGFGSMTDLALATYGWGWHLDAATAALRLILRGTFDRHPELQIVLGHWGEMLLFWLDRADSLSRTAGLQRSVKDCIRSNFHFTASGMLNPALLRHALSVTSVDRLIFSTDYPFQRPTGGDIDSFLAHFTSDAERRQFTSANAASLYGIDL, from the coding sequence ATGCCTCTCTTCGATATCGAAACACACTGGATCATGCCGGACTTGACGTCCGCCCTTCGTGCCATGCGGCACCCCGACGAAAGCCTGCTCTTCAATGAGACGGGTGACCATCAGCACCGTTTGGAGGACCTGGGGGACGGCCGCACGGCAGCCATGGATGCCCAGGGCATTGCTGTGTCGATCCTCGCCCTGACCCCGCCGGGAACGCAGCCGCTACCGCCCAATGAGGCTTTGCCGCTGAGCCGGGCCGCGAACGACATGGCCGCAGCGGCCGTCGCCCGGCATCCGGACCGCTTTCGCTCGCTGGCCACGCTGCCCCTGTCGTCGCCGAAGGACGCTGCGGGCGAACTCGAAAGAGCCGCGGGCACGGGACACGTAGGTGCCATGGTGTACGGCAGATCAGGAGACCTGTTCCTCGACGATCCCGCCTACGACGACTTCTTCTGCGTCGCGTCGCAACTCGGTCAGCCGGTCTTCATCCACCCCCAAATGCCCTCTGCGGCCATCCGTGACGCCTCTTATCGCGGGTTCGGCTCCATGACCGATCTCGCCCTCGCCACCTACGGGTGGGGGTGGCACCTGGACGCCGCGACAGCGGCACTGCGGCTGATCCTGCGGGGAACGTTCGACCGTCACCCCGAGCTCCAGATCGTGCTCGGTCACTGGGGAGAGATGCTGCTGTTCTGGCTGGACCGGGCCGACAGCCTTTCCCGCACCGCCGGTTTGCAGCGCTCGGTAAAGGACTGCATCCGATCGAACTTCCACTTCACCGCCTCCGGCATGCTGAACCCGGCACTTCTGCGGCATGCCCTCTCCGTCACCTCCGTGGACCGTTTGATTTTCTCAACCGATTACCCTTTCCAGCGGCCGACCGGAGGGGACATCGATTCCTTCCTGGCCCACTTCACATCAGACGCGGAACGGCGACAGTTCACCTCGGCCAACGCGGCATCGTTGTACGGCATCGACCTCTAG
- a CDS encoding metal-sensitive transcriptional regulator, translating to MELSMAAEELKAVVNRLRRAQGQIAGVIRMIEEGRDCEDVVTQLAAASRALDKAGFAIIATGLQHCLTDADTAAPEDREEMRARLEKLFLSLA from the coding sequence GTGGAACTCTCGATGGCGGCCGAGGAGCTGAAAGCGGTGGTCAACCGGCTGCGCAGGGCGCAGGGCCAGATCGCCGGTGTGATCAGGATGATCGAGGAGGGACGGGACTGCGAGGACGTGGTCACGCAGCTGGCGGCCGCTTCCCGGGCCCTGGACAAGGCAGGCTTCGCGATCATCGCCACCGGTCTGCAGCACTGCCTGACCGATGCGGACACGGCCGCCCCGGAGGACCGGGAGGAGATGCGCGCCCGTCTGGAGAAACTGTTCCTGTCGCTGGCCTGA
- a CDS encoding rhodanese-like domain-containing protein, with the protein MFPLLRRGPGRPAPHQAHRRVGDGQAVLPDVREAPEWEGQAGHAPGVLRLPLNRLAAGALLPEAARGRPVTVFCRSGDRSRRAGEMLTGRGVDGRCGIGGLTAWAREDLPVAGSHYGHYGHYGHYGHYGHYGSYDSGGTGGTGGNYDSDNSDNSDNSGGVA; encoded by the coding sequence ATGTTTCCGCTGTTGCGCCGCGGCCCCGGCCGCCCGGCCCCGCACCAAGCCCACCGGAGAGTCGGCGACGGGCAGGCCGTTCTGCCGGATGTGCGCGAAGCGCCGGAATGGGAAGGGCAGGCCGGGCACGCGCCCGGCGTGCTGCGCCTCCCGCTCAACCGCCTGGCTGCCGGAGCTTTGCTGCCCGAGGCCGCGCGCGGCAGGCCGGTGACCGTGTTCTGCCGCTCGGGGGACCGCTCCCGGCGGGCCGGTGAGATGCTGACCGGCCGAGGCGTGGACGGCAGGTGCGGCATCGGAGGTTTGACCGCCTGGGCCCGCGAGGACCTGCCCGTCGCGGGCAGCCACTACGGCCACTACGGCCACTACGGCCACTACGGCCACTACGGCCACTACGGCAGCTACGACAGTGGCGGCACCGGCGGTACCGGCGGCAACTACGACAGCGACAACAGTGACAACAGCGACAACAGCGGTGGCGTGGCATGA